In the genome of Streptomyces sp. NBC_01283, one region contains:
- a CDS encoding CDP-glycerol glycerophosphotransferase family protein: MPRFSIIVPVYKVQGYLRTCLDSVLAQSFADFEVIAVDDCSPDHCGAIIDEYAARDARVRTVHLPTNVGLGRARNVGVRNATGDYLLFLDSDDSYTPGALAAIDERLAVTEDPDVLVFDHVLTYWWGRAGRSMTANMLAAAGTDTFDILTSPQYLDLFLAAWNKAYRREFFIGHGFAYKPGLYEDAPITYQVLVSARHIGCLDRVCVEYRQRRRGAIARTPGRKHFDIFAQYSSLFTFLDEHPELDAARPLLFERAINHFLTTLTATERVLPSDRADFYRMIVRFYRRYKPAGLAPPTDRYRLRWRLTATSPYAVFRAWALADSVRSAAARKRRELRSSATRRTKRTLTRIERRRPLDPHLAVYSAFSHRGVLGDPAAIQQAARTLAPHVRPVWVVRPEAVDQVPEGVDFVLPGTLRYHRVVSRATYFFNNVNWAAGLVKREGQIHVHTHLGTPLKHMGVDLLSRPAAMYHLNVAAQLRRSDRWDYSLVSSRHAQWAWDRAYPCRFTSLATGAPRNDVLVRGDALRAAAVRKHLRIPEGNTVVLYAPTPRDHSTWYKPRVDFERLVRELGSGVTLLVRLHRQDAHAAVRSLQLRDLEQHGLLRDVTDERCVEDLMLASDALVTDYSSLMFDYVHLDRPIVVHTDDWPAYQAARGTYFDLLATPPGHVTIRTGQLAHLFTSGAWRDERSATLRSDFRARFCEYDDGDAAARVVSLVMLGQDFPLSTSPQRTLGQRQTSPSFPLRNSTP, encoded by the coding sequence GTGCCCCGCTTCAGCATCATCGTCCCCGTCTACAAGGTGCAGGGCTACCTGCGTACATGCCTCGACTCGGTCCTGGCACAGTCCTTCGCCGACTTCGAGGTCATCGCGGTCGACGACTGCTCGCCCGACCACTGCGGCGCCATCATCGATGAGTACGCAGCGCGCGACGCGCGGGTCCGGACGGTCCACCTGCCCACGAACGTCGGCCTCGGCCGTGCCCGCAATGTGGGCGTCCGCAACGCCACCGGCGACTACCTGCTCTTCCTTGACAGCGACGACAGCTACACGCCGGGCGCGCTCGCGGCCATCGATGAACGGCTTGCCGTCACCGAAGACCCCGACGTACTGGTCTTCGACCACGTGCTCACCTACTGGTGGGGCCGCGCAGGCCGGAGCATGACGGCGAACATGCTCGCCGCCGCAGGCACGGACACCTTCGACATCCTCACGAGCCCCCAGTACCTGGACCTGTTCCTGGCGGCCTGGAACAAGGCCTACCGCCGCGAGTTCTTCATCGGCCATGGATTCGCCTACAAACCAGGGCTTTACGAAGACGCTCCGATCACCTATCAGGTGTTGGTCTCCGCCCGCCACATCGGCTGCCTGGACCGGGTGTGCGTCGAATATCGGCAGCGCCGACGAGGGGCGATCGCCCGGACCCCGGGTCGTAAGCACTTCGACATCTTCGCGCAGTACTCCAGTCTGTTTACGTTCCTCGACGAACACCCGGAGCTCGATGCGGCTCGGCCGCTGCTCTTCGAGCGGGCGATCAACCACTTCCTGACCACGCTCACGGCCACCGAGCGCGTGCTGCCCAGCGATCGCGCCGACTTCTACCGCATGATTGTGCGGTTCTACCGCCGCTACAAGCCAGCCGGCCTCGCCCCGCCCACCGACCGCTACCGCCTCCGGTGGAGACTCACCGCGACGAGTCCCTACGCCGTCTTCCGGGCCTGGGCCCTGGCCGACTCGGTGCGTTCTGCCGCCGCCCGCAAGAGGCGTGAGCTGCGCAGTTCGGCCACCCGCAGGACCAAGCGCACCCTGACCCGGATCGAGCGCAGGCGCCCGCTGGATCCGCACCTCGCGGTGTACTCGGCGTTCTCGCACCGGGGTGTGCTCGGCGACCCGGCAGCGATTCAGCAGGCGGCCCGAACGCTCGCCCCACATGTCCGCCCGGTGTGGGTGGTGCGGCCCGAGGCCGTGGACCAGGTGCCGGAAGGCGTCGACTTCGTCCTCCCCGGCACCCTGCGCTATCACCGGGTGGTAAGCCGAGCCACGTACTTCTTCAACAACGTCAACTGGGCCGCAGGCCTGGTGAAGCGCGAAGGGCAGATCCACGTCCACACGCACCTGGGCACCCCGCTTAAGCACATGGGTGTCGATCTCCTGAGCCGCCCCGCAGCGATGTACCACCTCAATGTCGCTGCGCAGCTGCGGCGTTCGGACCGCTGGGACTACAGCCTGGTGTCGAGTCGGCACGCCCAGTGGGCCTGGGACCGCGCCTATCCCTGCCGCTTCACCTCGCTGGCGACCGGCGCCCCACGCAACGACGTGCTCGTGCGGGGCGATGCGCTACGCGCGGCGGCTGTGCGCAAGCACCTTCGCATCCCCGAGGGCAACACCGTCGTGCTCTACGCCCCGACACCCCGCGACCACAGCACATGGTACAAGCCACGGGTGGACTTCGAGCGGCTGGTGCGCGAGCTCGGGTCCGGTGTCACGCTGCTCGTGCGGCTGCACCGGCAAGACGCCCACGCCGCCGTTCGCAGCCTGCAACTGCGCGACTTGGAGCAGCACGGACTGCTGCGCGACGTCACCGACGAACGGTGCGTCGAGGACCTGATGCTGGCCTCCGACGCCCTGGTGACCGATTACTCCTCGCTGATGTTCGACTACGTCCATCTGGATCGTCCGATCGTCGTCCACACCGACGACTGGCCGGCCTATCAGGCAGCACGCGGCACGTACTTCGATCTGCTTGCCACGCCACCGGGCCATGTCACCATCCGAACAGGTCAGTTAGCACACCTGTTCACTTCAGGGGCGTGGCGGGACGAACGCTCCGCCACCCTGCGGTCCGACTTCCGCGCCCGGTTCTGTGAGTACGACGACGGGGACGCGGCCGCTCGCGTGGTCTCCCTGGTCATGCTCGGCCAGGACTTCCCGCTCTCGACCTCTCCTCAGCGAACTCTCGGCCAACGCCAAACCTCCCCGTCCTTCCCCCTCCGTAACAGCACACCATGA